In one window of Flavobacterium ginsengisoli DNA:
- a CDS encoding 3'-5' exonuclease: MLDWLKNINKDYPDFWKDYLTKFETKPNKFVVLSTETSGLNPDKDVILSLGAFSVIDDSIVIKESFETVLLQYKYLQDNGLSNEFIIESKMMKMPEPDALEAFVNFIGNSILVGHHINFDIEMLNAALERLDCGRLKNEALDVDVMYRKLTDINDKQFSLDDLCGIYKIPKSDRNSSSEDAYRIGLLFLKLKSRLGIK, translated from the coding sequence ATGCTAGACTGGTTAAAAAACATTAATAAAGACTATCCAGATTTCTGGAAAGACTATTTAACAAAATTCGAAACCAAACCTAATAAGTTTGTTGTTTTATCGACCGAAACTTCTGGTTTAAATCCGGACAAAGATGTTATTTTGTCTCTTGGAGCTTTTTCGGTTATTGATGACAGCATTGTTATTAAGGAAAGTTTCGAAACAGTTTTATTACAATACAAATATCTTCAAGATAACGGGCTTTCAAATGAATTTATCATTGAAAGTAAAATGATGAAAATGCCTGAACCAGATGCGCTTGAAGCTTTTGTAAATTTTATAGGAAACTCAATTCTAGTTGGGCATCATATTAATTTTGATATCGAAATGCTGAATGCTGCTCTAGAACGTTTAGATTGCGGCCGATTGAAAAATGAGGCTTTAGATGTAGATGTCATGTACAGAAAGCTTACAGATATAAATGACAAGCAATTTTCGCTTGACGATTTATGCGGGATTTATAAAATTCCAAAAAGCGATAGAAATTCTTCTTCTGAAGATGCGTATAGAATTGGACTTTTATTCTTAAAATTAAAATCTAGATTAGGAATCAAATAA